A part of Misgurnus anguillicaudatus chromosome 6, ASM2758022v2, whole genome shotgun sequence genomic DNA contains:
- the LOC129433461 gene encoding uncharacterized protein codes for MQANSQHPGQWQNLHGSGDASGDGTFSNPEQNYYQKCLQPHSANHPFPGQITPGNYLAQFSCTILQTTAEKTVTIGQSTNEMKPSQENNFNSKCTQPTGQQNSQVVLWNVPNSVQIFVPVNNISMQETINVASHNNGQNILHFASRQETFSSNSRAYMQQQTTSLPAGTNNSQQFNAKTVINHRDLNDTRRDMSPRIMPQREQRAIAAKNLPKSHLKEGMPLPSDSKYCLPTENTPHGHDSSFGGHISHRIRTDSSSTHDNLQALSSWNLFHQNNTNKAVAVVTPLSPIEMASILNVPKKSAQVFDGRSMPGSVHHRPNISHPLEVNAYGLTMEEPNNPPSKHQQPMSGELTHNSEARPKSSVSTHESTNCQSNHASSPKLNSADGEQSKPASVRTQNEASENIPNNNHTVTDKKTNTGRSVRYSTIPVIEWPLEKLHVLINFVQQVEDGQQKNVNKYEPGKEILKLYWNGDVQKFHNVVDTGIYQNVLEEVYSYCPSKDDVILRQIKTDARNQVAEDFHVLKHNEDPPKMEYKSSWLNLNEKLDDIDRERGYSWYYRSIYGTFQEKIHEENSECKLQRKSLGSPYEPSPTTHQCPTKTVNVPEDGQSVLNLTQKSLYNESRNENWLASCNEQSVTGIDDNHLAKLPEKQTNCQSNMGSTRHTSSPELNPMVVEQPKFSASSQNASDKIMTSSDIAVADKSINEIVSKSGEEVAVAGIDQMDTSASIEINASPNETSVSSTTVHCLDGDSKKVNASPKELKPSCLNTPQELNTTSSEEQITLEGIEEKAHAFQTTLPDGSDTPSVTENDQYMTETVCDVPAEEQGYLKVKENSDNESHGLLQEMIETDNCSLKTNSVATESNTVSSLKGITNLLRTLDKCDVSLRIYEHQVGKNELLRRLSQQPTRPSGMPVLNDRFCKGAGGRGPMLNNNLSVQSDITSSPRLSPMVKEHQAVMANKCHEKITSSERDQTTLPNAPLRTDPDLQPNTGNPLTGMETIVSALKKRDALLKRHHQPFRKQGISKRSHEQSDKTPGLTESAIQRDRISSAKLNSVVAEQHQFQNECNDEMLENAEIATCETVPKLDNVDASGSIKINVLPYEVAKRCFAGEMMEDLQEAVRMSESSRLNSSEKCDDTENNEKSHALSKSFCDAQEEQLVGSLEDNSRNSIHAARNAFQDVPLKPSQQESGTARLEDGFCNGIGDKIHLLTDELSSQNDFTSPSKLNPEVEGQHTFEASPRVLNKFNGKTPNDDRAVTDENLIVPSPSTEVDEVVAEFEEIDAFASIKINVLPHEVAEKWFAGDTIENEDIAVHFPSKEHNDDQVEVEVLDYHDEQADPIEVLDVEILDVRSEKEVHSKNVKPKERNNQSGADVKLESFCCLTKWFHALKHEEGSFCMCQVKTDLNEQEIKVQAHDTSFKLQKNEEDCVDVFSDNFKSMELKPITQTNDENASECTETKTLLISHMDMPGKSAEAVDTPPPDVKKRPVTPPPDVKRRQDTLPDIKRRPDTPPLTVQRRPDTPPSDVKKRPDTPPLAVKRRPDTPPLAVKRRPDTPPLAVTRRPDTPPLAVKRRPDTPPLAVKRRPDTPPLAVQRRPDTPPPAAQRRPDTPPLAVQRRPDTPPLAVQMRPDTPPLAVKRRPDTPPLAVKRRPDTPPLAVKRRPDTPPLAVKRRPDTPPLAVKRRPDTPPLDVKRRPETPPLAVQRKPDTPPLAVQRKPDTPPLDVKRRSETVCLSLYGSSSKRQEVRNKRYINGCEEPPKTLEITISRHEISEGRTSKKRKWVESIENEDALDTRRKEMRLSLKSCDQRRMSLLHEVTPIGPSEVTKENALSSTVSRKPQNPSYNSRSGFYLAAIKKRKKKNFGTRQISMNNFIIRRKTVLSKSLQSPEPTIKSKYELGNPALMPLQEGSELEFKVLPSTFNFEDGRKPGCVLDQADSSSNTKNEISHSKNKKAKGLKTTNAPTPGTWCLSPLKTKHVQSTDVSGSSCTIFQEFKKKYHERKGEMVPTQNLNSN; via the exons ATGCAAGCAAATTCTCAGCACCCAGGacaatggcaaaatttgcatgGCAGTGGGGACGCATCTGGAGATGGGACATTTAGTAATCCAGAACAAAACTATTACCAGAAATGCTTACAACCTCACTCTGCGAACCATCCATTTCCAGGACAAATCACCCCTGGAAATTACTTGGCACAATTCTCTTGTACAATTCTACAGACGACTGCTGAAAAAACTGTGACTATCGGTCAATCTACCAATGAAATGAAGCCATCACAGGAGAATAATTTCaattcaaaatgcacacagccAACAGGACAACAGAACTCTCAAGTTGTTCTGTGGAACGTGCCCAATAGTGTCCAGATATTCGTACCTGTTAACAACATAAGCATGCAGGAAACCATTAATGTTGCATCCCACAATAATggacaaaacattttacattttgccTCGAGACAAGAAACTTTCAGCAGTAATAGCCGTGCATATATGCAACAACAAACTACCTCTTTGCCAGCTGGGACAAATAATTCGCAACAGTTTAATGCAAAAACAGTTATTAACCATAGGGATCTTAACGATACCCGAAGAGATATGAGCCCCCGTATTATGCCTCAAAGGGAACAACGTGCCATTGCAGCAAAAAATTTGCCAAAAAGCCACTTGAAAGAAGGGATGCCCTTGCCGTCGGATTCGAAATATTGCCTCCCAACTGAAAATACACCTCATGGACACGATAGTTCCTTTGGTGGACACATTTCTCATAGAATAAGAACTGACAGCTCATCGACCCATGATAACCTACAAGCACTTTCTTCATGGAACTTATTCCATCAGAACAACACAAATAAAGCTGTTGCTGTTGTTACACCATTATCTCCAATAGAAATGGCATCCATTTTAAATGTACCCAAAAAATCTGCTCAAGTTTTTGATGGAAGATCTATGCCAGGGAGTGTGCACCATCGACCAAATATTTCACATCCACTGGAGGTCAACGCTTATGGCCTGACAATGGAAGAACCAAATAACCCACCAAGCAAGCATCAACAACCAATGTCAGGAGAGCTAACACATAATAGTGAAGCTAGACCCAAAAGTTCTGTTTCGACCCATGAATCAACTAACTGCCAAAGTAACCATGCAAGCTCGCCCAAGCTTAACAGTGCGGATGGAGAGCAAAGTAAGCCGGCATCAGTTCGAACACAAAACGAAGCCAGTGAGAATATTCCTAATAATAACCATACGGTGACTGACAAGAAAACGAACACAGGGAGAAGTGTCAGGTACTCCACAATTCCTGTAATTGAATGGCCATTAGAAAAGTTGCATGTGTTGATAAATTTTGTTCAGCAAGTAGAAGATGGTCAACAGAAAAACGTCAATAAATATGAGCCTGGAAAGGAGATTCTGAAGCTTTATTGGAATGGAGATGTTCAGAAGTTCCACAACGTAGTAGATACTGGAATTTATCAAAACGTATTAGAAGAAGTCTACAGTTACTGTCCGAGCAAAGATGATGTGATACTGAGGCAAATTAAAACCGATGCACGTAACCAAGTTGCAGAGGATTTTCATGTTTTGAAACACAACGAAGATCCACCAAAGATGGAATACAAGTCATCTTGGTTGAATCTGAATGAGAAACTTGATGACATTGACAGGGAACGTGGTTATTCTTGGTACTATAGATCTATTTATGGTACTTTCCAAGAGAAGATTCATGAAGAAAATTCTGAATGTAAATTGCAACGCAAATCGCTAGGCAGTCCTTATGAGCCGTCGCCAACAACGCACCAATGCCCAACCAAAACTGTGAATGTACCAGAAGATGGACAAAGTGTCTTGAATTTAACGCAGAAAAGCTTGTACAATGAAAGTCGTAATGAAAACTGGCTTGCCTCCTGTAATGAGCAATCTGTAACTGGAATTGATGATAACCACTTAGCAAAGCTACCTGAGAAACAAACCAACTGTCAATCAAATATGGGATCAACCAGGCACACAAGTTCACCAGAGCTTAATCCTATGGTTGTGGAGCAACCAAAGTTTTCAGCATCCTCTCAAAATGCATCAGATAAAATAATGACTAGTAGTGACATTGCAGTTGCAgataaaagtataaatgaaattGTGTCAAAATCTGGCGAAGAAGTTGCTGTTGCAGGAATTGACCAAATGGACACATCAGCTTCTATTGAGATTAATGCTTCTCCAAATGAAACTTCTGTCAGCTCAACAACAGTGCATTGTTTAGATGGTGACTCGAAGAAAGTCAATGCTTCACCCAAAGAGTTAAAGCCATCTTGTTTGAACACACCACAAGAACTTAATACAACATCAAGTGAAGAGCAAATAACCTTAGAGGGTATTGAAGAGAAGGCACATGCATTTCAAACCACACTACCAGATGGCTCTGATACACCTTCAGTAACGGAGAATGACCAGTACATGACGGAAACCGTGTGCGATGTACCAGCAGAAGAACAAGGATACCTGAAGGTAAAGGAGAACTCTGACAATGAGAGTCATGGGTTATTACAGGAAATGATTGAGACTGATAACTGCTCACTGAAGACTAATAGTGTGGCTACAGAATCGAATACTGTAAGTTCACTAAAGGGTATAACAAATCTGTTGAGGACATTGGACAAATGTGATGTTTCTTTAAGAATTTATGAGCACCAAGTTGGAAAAAATGAACTTTTAAGAAGATTAAGTCAACAGCCAACTAGACCATCAGGGATGCCAGTGCTTAATGACAGATTTTGTAAAGGAGCCGGAGGCAGAGGTCCAATGTTAAACAATAATTTGTCTGTCCAAAGTGACATTACAAGCTCACCAAGGCTCAGTCCTATGGTTAAAGAACATCAGGCAGTTATGGCAAATAAATGTCATGAAAAAATTACTAGCAGTGAAAGGGATCAAACAACTTTACCAAATGCCCCATTAAGAACTGACCCTGACCTTCAACCAAATACTGGAAACCCACTGACAGGCATGGAAACTATTGTGAGTGCATTAAAAAAACGTGATGCTTTATTGAAAAGACATCACCAACCATTTAGAAAGCAAGGCATTTCGAAAAGAAGTCATGAACAGTCGGACAAAACTCCTGGGTTGACGGAGTCAGCCATCCAAAGGGACCGCATCAGCTCAGCAAAACTTAATTCTGTTGTCGCAGAACAACATCAGTTCCAAAATGAATGTAATGATGAAATGCTTGAAAATGCTGAAATTGCGACTTGTGAAACTGTGCCTAAGCTTGACAACGTAGATGCTTCAGGCTCCATTAAAATTAACGTTCTCCCATATGAGGTAGCTAAACGGTGCTTTGCTGGTGAGATGATGGAAGATTTACAAGAAGCTGTTAGAATGAGTGAGTCGTCAAGGTTGAATTCTAGTGAGAAATGTGATGACACTGAGAACAACGAAAAATCACATGCCTTGTCAAAGTCATTTTGTGATGCACAGGAAGAACAGCTCGTGGGGAGTTTGGAAGACAACTCAAGGAATTCAATTCATGCAGCACGAAACGCATTTCAAGATGTCCCTTTAAAGCCATCACAACAAGAGTCAGGAACGGCAAGGTTAGAGGATGGTTTTTGTAATGGCATCGGAGACAAAATTCACCTGTTAACTGATGAATTAAGCAGCCAAAATGACTTTACAAGCCCATCAAAACTTAATCCTGAGGTTGAAGGACAACATACATTTGAGGCATCACCTCGTGTGCTAAATAAATTTAATGGCAAAACGCCTAATGATGACCGTGCAGTCACGGATGAAAATCTGATTGTGCCATCACCTAGTACAGAAGTTGATGAAGTTGTAGCAGAGTTTGAGGAGATTGATGCTTTTGCCTCCATTAAGATTAATGTTCTCCCACATGAAGTAGCAGAAAAATGGTTTGCTGGTGATACTATAGAAAATGAGGATATTGCTGTACATTTTCCTAGTAAGGAACACAATGATGACCAGGTAGAAGTTGAAGTCCTGGACTACCATGATGAGCAGGCTGATCCAATTGAGGTCCTGGATGTTGAGATCCTGGATGTCAGGTCTGAAAAAGAAGTGCACAGTAAAAATGTGAAGCCCAAAGAGAGGAATAATCAAAGTGGTGCTGATGTAAAGTTGGAGTCTTTTTGTTGTCTTACTAAATGgtttcatgctttaaaacacGAAGAAGGCTCATTCTGCATGTGCCAGGTAAAAACAGACTTGAATGAACAAGAGATAAAAGTTCAGGCCCATGACACAAGTTTTAAGTTGCAGAAAAATGAAGAAGACTGTGTCGATGTCTTCTCTGATAATTTTAAATCAATGGAACTAAAACCAATCACTCAGACCAATGATGAAAATGCATCTGAATGCACAGAAACAAAAACCTTATTGATTTCACACATGGACATGCCAGGCAAGTCTGCTGAGGCTGTTGACACGCCACCTCCCGATGTCAAGAAGAGGCCGGTCACGCCACCTCCCGATGTCAAGAGGAGGCAGGACACACTTCCCGATATCAAGAGGAGGCCCGACACCCCACCACTCACTGTCCAGAGGAGGCCGGACACGCCACCTTCCGATGTCAAGAAGAGGCCCGACACCCCACCCCTCGCCGTCAAGAGGAGGCCCGACACCCCACCCCTCGCCGTCAAGAGGAGGCCCGACACCCCACCCCTCGCCGTCACGAGGAGGCCCGACACCCCACCCCTCGCCGTCAAGAGGAGGCCCGACACCCCACCCCTCGCCGTCAAGAGGAGGCCCGACACCCCACCCCTCGCCGTACAGAGGAGGCCCGACACCCCACCCCCCGCCGCCCAGAGGAGGCCCGACACCCCACCCCTCGCCGTACAGAGGAGGCCCGACACCCCACCCCTCGCCGTACAGATGAGGCCCGACACCCCACCCCTCGCCGTCAAGAGGAGGCCCGACACCCCACCCCTCGCCGTCAAGAGGAGGCCCGACACCCCACCCCTCGCCGTCAAGAGGAGGCCCGACACCCCACCCCTCGCCGTCAAGAGGAGGCCCGACACCCCACCCCTCGCCGTCAAGAGGAGGCCCGACACCCCACCTCTCGACGTCAAGAGGAGGCCCGAGACCCCACCCCTCGCCGTCCAGAGGAAGCCCGACACCCCACCCCTCGCTGTCCAGAGGAAGCCCGACACCCCACCTCTCGATGTTAAGAGGAGGTCTGAAACTGTATGTCTTTCACTGTATGGGTCATCTTCTAAAAGACAAGAAGTCCGAAATAAAAGATATATAAACGGTTGTGAAGAACCCCCCAAAACCCTTGAAATAACTATTAGTCGTCATGAGATAAGTGAAGGAAGAACATCAAAAAAGCGAAAATGGGTAGAGTCAATTGAAAATGAAGATGCTTTGGATACAAGGCGAAAAGAAATGAGGTTGTCTCTTAAAAGCTGTGATCAGAGGAGAATGTCTCTGTTACATGAAGTAACTCCAATAGGACCTTCTGAAGTTACCAAAGAAAATGCACTTTCATCTACAGTATCCAGAAAACCCCAAAATCCAAGTTATAATTCAAGGAGTGGCTTTTATTTAGCAGCTATAAAGAAgcgaaagaaaaaaaactttggtaCACGACAGATTTCTATGAATAACTTTATTATCAGAAGGAAGACTGTGCTATCTAAATCTTTACAGTCACCTGAACCTACAATAAAAAGTAAATATGAATTGGGGAACCCTGCTTTGATGCCATTACAAGAAGGTTCTGAATTGGAATTCAAAGTATTACCTTCAACTTTTAACTTTGAAGATGGAAGAAAACCCGGCTGTGTTTTGGATCAAGCAGACTCATCCTCAAATacaaaaaatg aaatatctCACTCCAAGAATAAAAAAGCAAAAGGACTGAAGACCACCAATGCTCCAACACCAG GAACTTGGTGTCTCAGCCCTTTGAAGACCAAGCACGTCCAGTCCACAGATGTCTCTGGCTCCTCATGTACCATCTTTCAAGAGTTTAAGAAGAAATATCATGAAAGAAAGGGGGAAATGGTTCCCACACAAAACTTGAATtccaattaa